The stretch of DNA TTTTCAAGTGCTATTGTTCCCCAGGCCCCAAATATAATATGTGCTCCCTTACGAGGAGCAGGAACTTTTCTTTCGATAAAATATTTATGGGAATTTTTACCAAGAGAAGTAAAGAAGAAGAGATCCAATCCCTGGAAAAGGCCCTGGCCTATAAGGACCGGCTGCTGAATATTACTCACCAGATTCACTCTGCCCACAATCTGGACGAGATTTTTTTGCGCCTCCAAAAGCCGATTCTCGAGCTGTTCGAGGCTGACCGCATTACCATTTATGCTGTGGATGATGAAAAGGGAGAGCTTTTTTCCCGTTTTAAGGTCGGAGAAGAAATCGGAGAAATCCGCATACCGATCAGCCCGGCCAGTATTGCAGGGTTTGCGGCCTATTCCAAAGAGCCGATCACGATTAAAGATGCCTATGACGCAGCGGAGCTGGAACGGATCAATCCGCAGCTTCACTTCAATCAATCCTATGACCAGAAGAGCGGATACCGGACCAGGCAGGTTCTGGCCTCGCCGATAATGTTTCAGGGAACCCTGCAGGGAGTCATCCAGCTCATTAATAAAAAGGATAGCCAGCAGTTTGCTGCCAAGGATATCGATTCGGTCCGCGAAATTGCCAAAATCATCGGTATCGCCTTTCATAATCAGGCCCTGCGCCAAAAGAAGATGCCCAGCAAGTTTCAGATGCTGGTCCAGCAAAATATCCTGTCCGAGAAAGAGCTGCAGGAAGCCATCCGAAGGTCCCGCGAAAGCAATAAGGCCATTGAGCAGATATTGATGCGGGAATACAAGGTGGCTAAAAAAAACATCCTGGATTCCCTGTCCGATTTCTATCAATGCCCCTTTATCGAATTTGATCCTGAATATAAGATCGATGAGGGAATTTTGGGCCGCCTGAGTCCGAATTACCTGAACAAGCATTTCTGGATGCCCCTGCGAAAGAGTGGCGAAACCATCGAGGTGCTGGTGGATGATCCCCGGGATATTCAAAAAATCGATGAAATCAAGCTCACCCTGAATCAGCAGAAAATTACCCTTATCGGCGCATTGCGGGAGGATATCGTAAAGTTCATCAATGCGGTCAGTAACCCCGTGGACAAAACCGTTCTGAAGGTGGATGAGCTTTTGTCGGAGCTTGATCTTGAGCAGGTCGCTGAAGAGCAGGTGGATGAAGAAGTCGATGATGCGCTCAATGAATCGGACAATACGATCATCAAACTGACCAATCAGCTTATCCGTGAAGCCTATAACCGGGGGGCCTCGGACATCCACATCGAGCCTTACCCCGGAAAGCAGCCGACAATAGTCCGCTACCGCATTGACGGCGATTGCCGAAAATATCTGGAAATTCCGGCAAGCTACCGCCGGGCCATCGTTGCCCGGCTCAAGATCATGTCTCAATTGAATATTGCCGAACGAAGGCTTCCGCAGAGCGGCAAGATAAAGTTCCGGCACAACCAGCGGGAGATCGAGCTGCGGGTGGAAGTAACCCCAACCGTCGGGGACCAGGAGGATGTGGTGCTCCGGGTGCTGGCCTCCAGCGAGCCGATCCCTCTGGACAGACTCAATCTGGCCCCCTACAACCTGAAAAACCTGAAGCATATTATCAGCCAGCCCTATGGCCTGGTTCTGGTGGTCGGCCCCACCGGATCGGGAAAGACCACGACCCTGCACTCTGCCCTGGCCCATATCAATACCCCGGAAAAAAAAATCTGGACAGCGGAAGACCCGGTTGAGATCACCCAATACGGATTGCGGCAGGTGCAGGTGAGAAGTCAGATAGGGCTGACTTTCGCCAGTGCCATGCGCTCCTTCCTGCGGGCTGATCCCGATGTGGTCATGGTGGGAGAGATGCGGGACAAGGAGACGGCGGCCATCGGCATCGAGGCTTCCCTGACCGGCCATCTGGTTTTCAGCACCCTCCATACCAACAGTGCCCCGGAAACCGTTGTCCGCCTCCTGGACATGGGCATGGACCCCTACAATTTCGCCAATGCCCTGCTGGGGGTGCTGGCCCAGCGTCTGGTCAAGACCTTGTGTAAATCCTGCAAGACGGCCTATCACCCCACCCCGGAAGAATTCCAGGAGCTGCGCGCCGAATATGGCGAAGATGCTTTTGACCGGAACGGATTCCGCTACACCGATGACCTGCAGCTCTACCGGCCTCAAGGGTGTCAGGAATGCGGTCAGACAGGATACCGGGGCAGGACCGGGATTCATGAGCTTTTAATGGGCTCGGATACAGTCCGGCATCTGATTATTCAGAGGTCAACCATCGAGGCGATCCGGGACGCCGGGTTGAATCAGGGCATGACCACTCTGAAGCAGGATGGAATCGCCAAGGTCCTTTTGGGGATCACGGATTTAAACCAGGTGCGCAAGGTGTGCATCAAGTAATGAGATAAACTTTCCTGCTTTTTTATCTTGACATTGGAGAAGCGATACCCGATCATGTAATCGATATTCGCCCCGACTATTGGGGTAAGGTATTTTAAACCGATTCTCCGAATGGAAGAAAAATGGAAATCATAACCGACATCAGTCAGATGCACAGCACTGCCAATGCCGTGCGGGAAGCGGGGAAAAGCATCGGCTTTGTCCCGACCATGGGTTTTTTTCATGCCGGTCACCTCTCGCTGATGGAGGCTGCCCGGCAGGATGGGCATACGGTCGTAGTCAGCATTTTTGTCAACCCCATCCAGTTTGGCCCCCAGGAGGATTTGTCCGCCTATCCGCGTGATCTTGCCGCCGACAGCCGGATGGCCAGAGATGCAGGGGTGGATATCCTGTTCGTTCCGGAGGCAGGCGCGATGTATCCTGATCAGTATCAGACC from bacterium encodes:
- a CDS encoding ATPase, T2SS/T4P/T4SS family produces the protein MGIFTKRSKEEEIQSLEKALAYKDRLLNITHQIHSAHNLDEIFLRLQKPILELFEADRITIYAVDDEKGELFSRFKVGEEIGEIRIPISPASIAGFAAYSKEPITIKDAYDAAELERINPQLHFNQSYDQKSGYRTRQVLASPIMFQGTLQGVIQLINKKDSQQFAAKDIDSVREIAKIIGIAFHNQALRQKKMPSKFQMLVQQNILSEKELQEAIRRSRESNKAIEQILMREYKVAKKNILDSLSDFYQCPFIEFDPEYKIDEGILGRLSPNYLNKHFWMPLRKSGETIEVLVDDPRDIQKIDEIKLTLNQQKITLIGALREDIVKFINAVSNPVDKTVLKVDELLSELDLEQVAEEQVDEEVDDALNESDNTIIKLTNQLIREAYNRGASDIHIEPYPGKQPTIVRYRIDGDCRKYLEIPASYRRAIVARLKIMSQLNIAERRLPQSGKIKFRHNQREIELRVEVTPTVGDQEDVVLRVLASSEPIPLDRLNLAPYNLKNLKHIISQPYGLVLVVGPTGSGKTTTLHSALAHINTPEKKIWTAEDPVEITQYGLRQVQVRSQIGLTFASAMRSFLRADPDVVMVGEMRDKETAAIGIEASLTGHLVFSTLHTNSAPETVVRLLDMGMDPYNFANALLGVLAQRLVKTLCKSCKTAYHPTPEEFQELRAEYGEDAFDRNGFRYTDDLQLYRPQGCQECGQTGYRGRTGIHELLMGSDTVRHLIIQRSTIEAIRDAGLNQGMTTLKQDGIAKVLLGITDLNQVRKVCIK